CTCGGCCCTGAGGCCTACGTCCAAAGGCTCGGCACGGGCCGCGCGGTGGGCGGCCCGTGCCGCTTCCTGCCACCGCCGTGAAAGCTCTCCTCGCGGGACCCGGCACCGAGCACGTTCACCCACTCCCTTTACGGCTGCCCGCCCGTTCCGCTCCCCTCTATTACGGCTCCTCCCTCCCTCCCTTTCACCTCACCTCGCTTCTCCTGCTCTTCTCCCGCGAAAAGCGCACACGGATTGAATTGCTTCAGCAACACGGTGTGAGAATCACACCGGCTTCCCGTGACGCGCGGCATAGGATCCAGGTCACATACGAAGTGACCTAGTGGGGGCGAAAGGGACCGGAAAGCGGCGGATATGCACGAGCAAATGAGATGCCTTGTACCCCTGATCCACTATCAGGGGTCGTATGTCACTCCTTTGCCACAAATTTTCCCGCCCGCTAAGAATTACCCCGTCGCTCGGCGCCGCACCTGTTTACCCGCGGCGTTAGTGCCGGAAACTCCTGTCCCCCGCCGGACCGAGAGCGACCTCCGCCGTACGAAGAGGTCACTACAGCCATGCGCAAGATCATGACGATTCCCGGTCGCGGTAAACCGCTCACCAAGGCCCACAAGTACTCCGTCGCGGGCGTCGCCACCCTCAGCGCCGCCGCCCTGGCGCTGACGCTGACTCCGGGCGACTCGGACGCCCAGACCAAGGACGTCGCCTCCGCTCCGGCCGCGTCCGTCTCCCGCGCCGCCGGTGAGGCCCAGGTCAAGGAGGTCAAGGCCGGTATCACCGACCAGGTGGCCAACGCCGAGCAGAAGGCCAAGGACGCCGCGGCCAAGCTGAAGGCCCAGCAGGCCGCCAAGGCCAAGGCCGCCGCCGCGAAGAAGAAGGCCGAGGCACAGGCCGCCGCGAAGAAGAAGGCCGAGGCCCGCGCCAAGGCCGAGCGTGCGGCCAAGGCCGCCGCCAACCGTTCCGTGGCCCGCAAGCCGGTCTACGCGAACAACCTGGACGGCTGGATCCGCGAGTCCCTCGCGATCATGAAGGAGAAGGGCATCCGGGGCTCGTACGACGGGATCCACCGCAACATCATCCGGGAGTCCGGCGGCGACCCGCGGGCCATCAACAACTGGGACATCAACGCCATCAACGGCGTCCCGTCCAAGGGCCTGCTCCAGGTGATCCCGCCGACCTTCCAGGCGTACCACGTCGAGGGCACCTCCTGGGACATCTACGACCCGGTGGCCAACATCACCGCCGCCTGCAACTACGCGGCCGACCGGTACGGCTCGATGGACAACGTCAACAGCGCGTACTGACCCGGCCCGGCGCCCCAACGCCGCGGCCCGCACGCCGAAGGGCGGCACCCCACGCAGGGGTGCCGCCCTTCGGTGTCGTACGAGATGCGGACTTGCTAGCCGCGCATGACCTCGGGCTCGTGACGGCGCAGCAGGCGCTGGACGACGACGCCGCAGATCGTGGCGATGACCAGCATGGCCACGATGTTGACCGTCCACTGTCCGGCCGTGGCCTCCCACAGCGGGTCGGTGTCGCCGGGGTTCTTCGGGTCCCACGGCGCCATGACCCGGGAGAGGTCCAGGCTGCTGCCGGACGCGGCGAGCGCCCAGCGGGCGGGCATCAGCCAGGCGACCTGCTCCAGGCCGATCTTGCCGTAGATCTGGAACAGCGCGCCGGTGAAGACGAGCTGGACGATCGCGAACATGACCAGGAGCGGCATGGTCTTCTCGGCCGTCTTCACCAGAGCGGAGATGACCAGACCGAACATCATCGAGGACAGACCGATCGCGATGATGCCGAGGCAGAGTTCCGCGGCGGGCGGCATGATCAGGCCCTCCTCGGGGAGCTCGCGCACCGAGAAGCCGATCGCGCAGATGATCACGGCCTGGAACGCGGTGATCACGCCGAGGACGAGCACCTTGGACATCAGGTACGCGGAGCGGGACAGGCCCACCGCGCGTTCCCGCTCGTAGATCACCCGTTCCTTGATCAGCTCACGGACCGAGTTGGCCGCGCCGGAGAAGCACATGCCGACGACCAGGATCATCATGATCATGCCCGCGCTGCTGTTGAACTTGTCCGGGTCACCCGGTTTCGGCGCGACCAGGCCGTAGTCC
This is a stretch of genomic DNA from Streptomyces sp. NA04227. It encodes these proteins:
- a CDS encoding transglycosylase SLT domain-containing protein, with amino-acid sequence MRKIMTIPGRGKPLTKAHKYSVAGVATLSAAALALTLTPGDSDAQTKDVASAPAASVSRAAGEAQVKEVKAGITDQVANAEQKAKDAAAKLKAQQAAKAKAAAAKKKAEAQAAAKKKAEARAKAERAAKAAANRSVARKPVYANNLDGWIRESLAIMKEKGIRGSYDGIHRNIIRESGGDPRAINNWDINAINGVPSKGLLQVIPPTFQAYHVEGTSWDIYDPVANITAACNYAADRYGSMDNVNSAY